One segment of Marvinbryantia formatexigens DSM 14469 DNA contains the following:
- a CDS encoding epoxyqueuosine reductase QueH yields MNNRNFQRELDSVITGLAGEAPVLFLHSCCAPCSSYVLEYLSQYFRITVFYYNPNIAPEEEYRKRAEEQQRLIREMPLKYPVSFVEGDFDDTHFYEAVRGLEKEPEGGARCRVCFELRLRETARRAALMHADYFATTLTISPLKNAAVINETGEKLAREYGVSWLPSDFKKKNGFKRSGELSAQYGLYRQNYCGCIFSR; encoded by the coding sequence ATGAATAACCGCAATTTCCAACGGGAACTGGACAGCGTGATTACAGGACTGGCAGGAGAAGCGCCGGTCCTGTTTCTGCATAGCTGCTGCGCGCCCTGCAGCAGCTACGTGCTGGAATACCTGTCGCAGTATTTCCGGATCACTGTGTTTTATTATAATCCCAACATCGCCCCGGAGGAGGAATACCGGAAAAGGGCGGAGGAGCAGCAGCGTCTGATACGCGAAATGCCCTTGAAATATCCGGTGAGCTTTGTGGAGGGGGATTTCGACGACACGCATTTTTACGAGGCTGTCCGCGGGCTGGAGAAGGAGCCGGAGGGCGGCGCGCGCTGCCGCGTCTGCTTTGAGCTGCGCCTGCGGGAGACGGCGCGCAGGGCGGCGCTGATGCATGCGGATTATTTTGCCACCACGCTTACCATCAGCCCCTTAAAAAATGCGGCGGTCATCAACGAAACCGGAGAAAAGCTGGCGCGGGAATATGGGGTTTCCTGGCTTCCTTCCGATTTTAAGAAAAAGAATGGCTTTAAGCGCTCCGGAGAGCTGTCCGCGCAGTATGGACTGTACCGCCAGAATTACTGCGGATGCATATTTAGCCGGTAG
- a CDS encoding ABC transporter ATP-binding protein gives MLKNLLRCVGEYKKPSVLAPVCVTLEVILEVLIPLLMASLIDEGISSGNMNRILFYGLILIVAAMASLACGALSGHYAAVASAGFAKNLRQKMFYKVQEFSFINIDHFSTSSLVTRLTTDVTNVQNAYQMVIRVAVRAPIMLISAFVMACKINPRLALIYLAIIPILGCVLGLITRTAHPIFMRVFKTYDKLNNVVQENVHGIRVVKSFVREDFEKEKFNDISGMIFKDFNKVEKILAFNGPSMQACVYACMLLISWFGAHMIVSGTMTTGELTSMFTYTMQILMSLMMLSMIFVMVTMSKASVERIDEVLEEQPDIRDDAQPVMEVKNGDICFSHVSFSYSGDKNRLSLKDINLEIKSGETVGIIGGTGSAKSSLVQLIPRLYDITEGTLTVGGIDVRRYDLEVLRDAVSMVLQKNVLFSGSIKDNLRWGNKDATDEEMIHACRLAQADDFIRAFPDGYDTHIEQGGSNVSGGQKQRICIARALLKKPKILILDDSTSAVDTRTDALIQQAFAEEIPDTTKLIIAQRISSVQNADKIIVMDNGQISAIGTHDELLASNHIYQEVYYSQVKGESDDE, from the coding sequence ATGCTGAAGAATCTGCTCCGCTGTGTCGGAGAATACAAAAAGCCCTCTGTTCTGGCACCCGTCTGTGTTACGCTTGAGGTAATCCTTGAGGTACTGATTCCATTGCTGATGGCCAGTCTGATTGACGAGGGTATTTCCAGCGGCAATATGAACAGGATTCTCTTTTACGGGCTTATTCTGATAGTCGCTGCTATGGCGTCCCTGGCGTGCGGCGCGCTCTCCGGACATTATGCCGCGGTAGCCAGCGCCGGCTTTGCCAAAAATCTGCGCCAGAAGATGTTTTACAAGGTGCAGGAATTTTCTTTTATAAACATTGACCACTTTTCCACTTCCAGTCTGGTAACCAGGCTGACCACCGACGTGACGAACGTCCAGAACGCCTACCAGATGGTTATCCGCGTCGCGGTGCGTGCGCCGATTATGCTGATTTCCGCCTTTGTGATGGCGTGCAAAATCAATCCGCGCCTTGCGCTTATTTATCTGGCGATCATTCCGATACTCGGATGCGTGCTCGGTCTGATTACCAGAACCGCGCATCCGATTTTTATGCGCGTGTTTAAGACCTACGACAAGCTGAACAACGTGGTCCAAGAAAATGTCCACGGCATCCGCGTTGTGAAATCCTTTGTGCGCGAGGATTTTGAGAAGGAGAAATTCAATGATATCTCCGGAATGATTTTTAAAGATTTTAATAAGGTAGAAAAAATCCTCGCCTTCAACGGTCCTTCCATGCAGGCATGTGTGTACGCGTGTATGCTGCTGATTTCCTGGTTCGGCGCACATATGATCGTGTCCGGCACCATGACGACCGGGGAGCTTACCTCCATGTTTACCTACACCATGCAGATTCTGATGAGCCTGATGATGCTCTCCATGATTTTTGTCATGGTGACCATGTCCAAGGCTTCCGTGGAACGTATCGACGAGGTTCTTGAGGAGCAGCCGGACATCCGCGACGACGCGCAGCCGGTGATGGAGGTAAAAAATGGCGATATCTGCTTCTCCCATGTCTCCTTCAGCTATTCCGGCGACAAAAACCGTCTGAGCCTGAAGGACATCAATCTGGAAATTAAATCCGGTGAGACTGTCGGCATCATCGGCGGTACCGGAAGCGCAAAAAGCTCGCTGGTGCAGCTGATTCCGCGTCTGTACGATATCACGGAGGGTACGCTGACGGTGGGCGGCATCGACGTGCGCCGCTACGACCTGGAGGTTCTGCGCGACGCCGTTTCGATGGTATTGCAGAAGAACGTGCTTTTCTCCGGCAGCATCAAAGACAATCTGCGCTGGGGAAATAAGGATGCGACGGACGAGGAAATGATTCACGCCTGTCGTCTCGCCCAGGCGGACGATTTTATCCGTGCCTTTCCGGACGGCTACGATACGCATATCGAACAGGGCGGCTCCAACGTGTCCGGCGGTCAGAAGCAGCGTATCTGCATCGCCCGCGCGCTTCTGAAGAAGCCGAAAATCCTTATTCTGGACGACAGCACCTCGGCGGTGGATACCCGCACCGACGCGCTGATCCAGCAGGCGTTCGCAGAGGAAATCCCGGATACGACCAAGCTGATCATCGCGCAGCGTATCTCTTCTGTCCAGAACGCCGACAAGATTATTGTCATGGATAACGGACAGATTTCCGCCATCGGCACGCACGATGAACTGCTTGCCTCCAATCATATTTATCAGGAGGTTTACTATTCTCAGGTAAAGGGGGAATCGGACGATGAATAA
- a CDS encoding GNAT family N-acetyltransferase, giving the protein MRRLKTEQFSETYTVREIREADIGAVCDFCRTNPLYYEVIGEQCAAPEDIRRDMQALPQGKEKKDKYYTGFFEDGHLIAMLDLIDGYPDEKTAFIGFFMVDGTEAGCGIGTRIIDGLCDYLGRAGFEKVRLAYNRDNPQAKHFWVKNAFRAIKETDHPYGRMIVAERSLQAPEESRSVERGAEG; this is encoded by the coding sequence ATGAGACGGTTAAAGACAGAGCAGTTTTCGGAAACTTATACGGTGCGTGAAATCAGGGAGGCGGATATCGGTGCAGTCTGCGATTTCTGCCGGACAAATCCCCTTTATTATGAGGTGATTGGCGAACAGTGTGCTGCGCCGGAGGATATCCGGCGGGATATGCAGGCTCTGCCGCAGGGGAAGGAAAAGAAGGATAAATACTATACCGGGTTTTTTGAGGATGGACATCTGATTGCCATGCTGGATCTGATAGACGGATACCCGGATGAAAAAACAGCGTTTATCGGATTTTTTATGGTCGATGGGACAGAGGCGGGCTGCGGCATCGGTACCCGCATCATCGACGGTCTGTGCGATTACCTGGGCAGGGCGGGTTTTGAGAAAGTGCGGCTGGCGTATAACCGCGATAACCCGCAGGCAAAGCACTTCTGGGTGAAAAATGCCTTTCGCGCAATAAAGGAGACAGACCATCCCTACGGCAGGATGATTGTCGCGGAACGCAGTCTGCAGGCGCCGGAGGAGAGCCGGAGCGTGGAGCGCGGCGCGGAAGGATGA
- the asd gene encoding aspartate-semialdehyde dehydrogenase — MNEKLRVGILGATGMVGQRFISLLENHPWFEVTTVAASPRSAGKTYEEAVGGRWKMTTPMPEAVKKLVVMNVNEVEKVAAGVDFVFSAVDMTKDEIRAIEEEYAKTETPVVSNNSAHRWTPDVPMVIPEINPEHFKVIEFQKKRLGTTRGFVAVKPNCSIQSYAPALAAWKEFEPYEVVATTYQAISGAGKTFKDWPEMVENIIPYIGGEEEKSEQEPLRILGELKDGVIVKAQEPVITCQCIRVPVLNGHTAAVFVKFRKKPTKEQLIEKLVNFSGLPQELHLPSAPKQFIQYMEEDNRPQVKADVDYEKGMGVSIGRLREDTVYDYKFVGLSHNTVRGAAGGAVLCAECLKALGYIDRKSNTPL; from the coding sequence ATGAACGAAAAACTGAGAGTGGGTATTCTGGGAGCAACCGGTATGGTGGGACAGCGCTTTATCTCCCTGCTGGAGAATCATCCGTGGTTCGAGGTGACGACGGTGGCAGCAAGTCCGAGAAGCGCCGGAAAGACGTACGAGGAGGCAGTCGGCGGCAGATGGAAAATGACGACGCCGATGCCGGAAGCAGTAAAAAAACTGGTTGTCATGAATGTAAATGAGGTAGAGAAAGTAGCGGCAGGCGTTGATTTTGTGTTCTCCGCCGTGGATATGACAAAGGATGAAATCCGCGCCATCGAGGAGGAATACGCGAAAACCGAGACGCCGGTCGTTTCCAATAACAGCGCGCACCGCTGGACGCCGGATGTGCCGATGGTTATTCCGGAGATCAACCCGGAGCACTTTAAGGTAATCGAATTCCAGAAAAAGCGTCTGGGCACCACGCGCGGCTTTGTGGCGGTAAAACCCAACTGTTCCATCCAGAGCTATGCACCGGCGCTGGCCGCATGGAAGGAATTTGAGCCGTATGAAGTCGTTGCGACCACCTACCAGGCAATTTCCGGAGCGGGCAAGACCTTTAAGGACTGGCCGGAAATGGTGGAAAATATTATTCCGTACATTGGCGGCGAGGAGGAAAAATCCGAGCAGGAGCCGCTGCGTATTCTCGGTGAGCTGAAGGACGGCGTCATCGTAAAGGCGCAGGAGCCGGTCATCACCTGCCAGTGCATCCGCGTGCCGGTATTAAACGGTCACACGGCTGCTGTATTTGTGAAATTCCGGAAGAAACCGACCAAAGAGCAGCTCATTGAAAAGCTGGTAAACTTCTCCGGGCTTCCGCAGGAGCTGCATCTGCCGAGCGCACCGAAGCAGTTCATCCAGTACATGGAAGAGGATAACCGTCCGCAGGTAAAGGCGGATGTTGACTATGAAAAGGGCATGGGCGTTTCTATCGGCAGACTGCGCGAGGATACGGTATACGACTATAAATTCGTGGGTCTTTCCCACAACACCGTCCGCGGTGCGGCAGGCGGCGCAGTGCTCTGCGCAGAATGCCTGAAGGCGCTGGGCTATATTGATCGCAAATCAAATACCCCGCTGTAG
- a CDS encoding DUF3783 domain-containing protein, with protein MKSIVLCYNLEGTDKGRKLAGIFRLLGCELRHVQKQELLAPIGALAGIFAEDAAKQPYLGSGFPEEMLVLHMAGEEVLDIALQMMRKEQAAVALKAVLTPHNMQWSSLELYEEIRREHAAMAGRRAPEQ; from the coding sequence ATGAAATCAATCGTATTATGTTACAATCTGGAGGGAACGGATAAGGGCAGGAAGCTTGCCGGTATTTTCCGGCTGCTCGGCTGTGAGCTGCGTCATGTACAAAAACAGGAGCTTCTGGCGCCAATCGGCGCTCTGGCGGGGATTTTCGCGGAGGACGCTGCAAAACAGCCATATCTGGGAAGCGGCTTTCCGGAGGAGATGCTCGTGCTGCACATGGCGGGGGAGGAGGTCCTGGATATCGCCCTGCAGATGATGCGCAAAGAGCAGGCGGCAGTGGCATTGAAGGCGGTGCTTACTCCGCATAACATGCAGTGGAGCTCGCTGGAGCTGTATGAGGAAATCCGCCGGGAACACGCTGCGATGGCGGGAAGGCGGGCACCGGAGCAATAA
- a CDS encoding ABC transporter ATP-binding protein, with protein sequence MNKANTQKTNPMIPLKRLLGYIGRDYKFQMILVLVCILISSVTGVIASLFLQTLIDDYITPLLSSASPDYGPLLQTLLKMAAIYLAGVLATLIYSRTMVTIAQGVQKRIRDEMFAHMQTLPIRYFDTHAFGDIMSRYTNDTDTLRQMLSQSLTQMLSSAVTIVSVIVAMLTTSLYLSLVVAVSVFFMLRVTSKIAGNSGRYFIRQQASLGETNGYIEEMINGQKVVKVFNYEDRSKEAFDKLNEELCSNATNANRYANILMPIMGNLGNLQYVIIAIVGGVLALNNIGGITIGMIASFLQLSKSFTNPIGQISQQFNSIVMALAGAGRIFDLMDEKPEEDGGYVTLVRAKYENGELTECPERTGMWAWKHRHGDGTLTYKKMEGDVRFYDVDFGYNPDKIVLHNISLYAKPGQKIAFVGATGAGKTTITNLINRFYDLADGKIRYDDININKIKKPDLRRSLGMVLQDTNLFSGTIMENIRYGKLDATDEEVYAAAKIANAHDFIEMLPQGYNTVISGNGSELSQGQRQLLSIARAAISDPPVMILDEATSSIDTRTESIVQKGMDALMKGRTVFVIAHRLSTVRNADAIMVLEQGRIIERGTHDELIAQHGKYYQLYTGAFELE encoded by the coding sequence ATGAATAAAGCAAATACACAGAAAACAAATCCCATGATTCCGCTGAAACGTCTGCTCGGCTATATCGGCAGGGATTACAAATTCCAGATGATTCTGGTGCTGGTCTGCATTCTGATAAGCTCCGTCACCGGCGTCATCGCCTCCCTGTTTCTGCAGACGCTGATCGACGACTATATTACGCCGCTGCTGTCATCGGCTTCCCCGGACTATGGTCCGCTGCTGCAGACGCTTCTGAAAATGGCGGCAATCTATCTGGCGGGCGTGCTGGCGACGCTGATTTATTCCAGAACAATGGTCACGATCGCCCAGGGCGTGCAGAAGCGCATCCGCGATGAAATGTTTGCGCATATGCAGACGCTTCCCATCCGGTATTTTGACACTCACGCTTTCGGCGACATCATGAGCCGCTACACAAACGATACGGATACGCTGCGGCAGATGCTCTCCCAGAGCCTTACGCAGATGCTCTCTTCCGCTGTCACGATCGTATCGGTAATCGTCGCCATGCTGACGACCAGCCTGTACCTTTCCCTCGTGGTCGCCGTTTCTGTATTCTTTATGCTGCGCGTCACGTCGAAGATAGCCGGAAACAGCGGACGCTATTTTATCCGGCAGCAGGCTTCGCTCGGCGAAACAAACGGCTATATCGAAGAAATGATCAACGGGCAGAAGGTCGTCAAGGTTTTTAACTACGAGGACCGCTCGAAGGAGGCTTTTGATAAGCTCAATGAGGAGCTCTGCAGCAACGCCACCAACGCGAACCGTTACGCCAATATTCTGATGCCGATAATGGGCAACCTCGGAAATCTGCAGTATGTGATTATCGCCATCGTGGGCGGCGTCCTTGCCTTAAATAATATCGGCGGCATTACCATCGGTATGATTGCCAGCTTCCTGCAGCTTTCCAAATCGTTCACAAACCCGATCGGACAGATTTCGCAGCAGTTTAACTCCATCGTAATGGCGCTTGCCGGCGCCGGACGTATTTTTGATCTGATGGATGAGAAGCCGGAGGAGGACGGCGGCTACGTGACGCTGGTACGCGCGAAATACGAAAACGGCGAGCTGACAGAATGTCCGGAGCGCACCGGCATGTGGGCGTGGAAGCACCGTCACGGCGACGGCACGCTCACTTATAAAAAGATGGAGGGCGACGTCCGCTTCTACGATGTGGATTTCGGCTACAATCCGGATAAAATCGTGCTCCACAATATTTCGCTCTATGCGAAGCCCGGTCAGAAGATTGCCTTTGTCGGCGCCACCGGAGCCGGGAAGACGACCATCACCAATCTGATTAACCGGTTTTACGACCTCGCCGACGGGAAAATCCGTTACGACGACATCAATATCAATAAGATCAAAAAGCCGGACCTGCGCCGCTCTCTCGGCATGGTTTTGCAGGATACGAACCTGTTTTCCGGCACGATTATGGAAAATATCCGCTACGGCAAGCTGGACGCCACGGACGAGGAGGTTTACGCGGCGGCAAAGATCGCCAATGCGCATGACTTTATCGAAATGCTGCCGCAGGGCTACAACACGGTAATCTCCGGCAACGGCTCCGAGCTTTCCCAGGGACAGCGCCAGCTTCTCTCCATCGCCCGCGCCGCTATCTCCGACCCGCCGGTCATGATTCTGGATGAGGCAACCTCCAGCATCGATACCCGCACGGAGTCCATCGTACAGAAGGGTATGGACGCGCTGATGAAGGGGCGCACGGTGTTTGTCATCGCACACCGCCTCTCCACCGTCCGCAACGCCGACGCTATCATGGTGCTCGAACAGGGACGCATCATCGAGCGCGGCACGCACGACGAGCTGATTGCCCAGCACGGAAAATATTATCAATTATATACCGGCGCATTCGAGCTGGAATAA
- a CDS encoding MarR family winged helix-turn-helix transcriptional regulator, which translates to MSIIYCSQKEHIGKWINMVSYQIKRCIDGIAAKYGITGMQSRILTNLLYAEHTGQHVYHRDIEKLFGIRRSTVTSVVSHLEQNGYIVRKQAPGDARLKELVLKEKGRTVAQQMNCAIQEFDASLAGCLSDEEEKQLIAMLKTISQMLNGSSTTHPCRQIHEKQEDDILC; encoded by the coding sequence GTGAGTATCATTTATTGTAGTCAGAAAGAACACATTGGAAAATGGATCAACATGGTTTCCTATCAGATTAAACGCTGCATCGACGGAATCGCCGCAAAATACGGCATTACCGGTATGCAGAGCCGTATTTTAACCAATCTGCTGTATGCGGAGCATACCGGACAGCACGTTTACCACCGGGATATCGAAAAGCTTTTCGGCATCCGCCGCTCCACCGTCACAAGCGTTGTGTCGCATCTGGAGCAGAACGGATATATCGTCCGGAAGCAGGCTCCCGGAGATGCACGTTTAAAAGAGCTTGTACTGAAAGAGAAAGGGCGTACGGTCGCGCAGCAGATGAACTGCGCGATTCAGGAATTTGACGCCTCTCTCGCCGGCTGTCTGTCAGATGAAGAGGAGAAGCAGCTTATCGCCATGCTGAAAACCATCTCACAGATGCTGAACGGCAGCAGCACAACACATCCCTGCCGTCAAATACACGAAAAACAGGAGGATGATATTTTATGCTGA
- a CDS encoding ABC transporter ATP-binding protein: MIRFKNLTKRFEDGGGIADFSFEVEEGEVFGLVGSKGSGKTTALRMLMGFEYPTKGRCAINGKDCVRAASYLHRMTGYLPDGFSLPAVLTGRQFLRSNAEMRGMRNLENLFNTAKKLDLNIDRKIGDMTSADVQKTGIVCALMHNPPVILLDNPFRNLDSRTRSVLVDLILEEKEKGKMVILTSDTVDIADLTCDRVGLLDKGSIVYLGDVENMRENMYRSYLIQFGSSRSAMQFAKEAFEIKSMKDRNLVVSVQGELLPLVRALANYHVTSIEPVPLSLEETFVHIYGGLHAEHTDSETGFFD, encoded by the coding sequence ATGATACGATTTAAAAACCTCACAAAGCGTTTTGAGGATGGAGGAGGAATAGCAGATTTTTCTTTCGAGGTGGAAGAAGGGGAGGTCTTCGGGCTGGTCGGCTCGAAGGGCTCCGGGAAAACCACCGCTCTTCGTATGCTCATGGGGTTTGAGTATCCGACGAAGGGAAGGTGCGCGATCAACGGAAAAGACTGTGTGCGGGCGGCTTCCTATCTTCACCGGATGACAGGCTATCTGCCGGACGGGTTTTCTCTCCCTGCCGTTCTGACAGGACGGCAGTTCCTGCGCTCCAATGCGGAAATGCGCGGGATGCGCAATCTGGAAAATCTGTTTAATACGGCGAAAAAGCTCGATTTGAACATTGACCGGAAAATCGGCGACATGACCTCGGCGGATGTGCAGAAGACCGGTATCGTCTGCGCGCTGATGCACAATCCGCCGGTGATTCTTCTGGACAATCCTTTCCGGAATCTGGACAGCCGGACGCGCAGCGTATTGGTGGATCTGATTCTGGAGGAGAAGGAAAAGGGGAAAATGGTGATTCTCACGTCGGATACGGTCGATATCGCGGACTTGACCTGCGACCGGGTGGGGCTTCTGGATAAGGGCAGTATCGTCTATCTCGGCGATGTGGAGAATATGCGGGAAAACATGTACCGCAGCTATCTCATCCAGTTTGGCAGCAGCCGGTCGGCGATGCAGTTTGCAAAGGAAGCCTTCGAGATTAAGAGCATGAAGGACCGCAATCTGGTGGTCTCTGTGCAGGGGGAGCTTCTGCCGCTGGTGCGCGCGCTGGCGAATTATCACGTGACGAGCATCGAGCCGGTTCCTTTAAGCCTGGAAGAAACATTTGTGCATATATACGGAGGACTGCATGCTGAACATACCGATTCTGAAACAGGATTTTTTGATTAA
- a CDS encoding ABC transporter permease, with protein sequence MAASSLPDISVRQQEYLAKRGRHRTFVRVMRVFLLIAFLGLWEAAADFGWIDGFIFSSPGRIARTFAGMVQDGSIFEHVGATLMETVASFVLVVIVGLFCAILLWCSDKLSEILEPYLVVLNSLPKSALAPLLIVWLGANRTTIIVAGMSVAIFGTILNLYTGFREVSQDKMKLIYTLGGKRRHVLTKVVLPSTVPATISIMKVNIGLCLVGVVIGEFIGARCGLGYLIIYGSQVFKLDWVLMSIVILCIIAMALYALINAAEKWYLKRI encoded by the coding sequence ATGGCGGCAAGCAGCCTGCCGGATATCTCTGTGCGGCAGCAGGAATATCTGGCAAAGCGCGGAAGGCACCGGACATTTGTAAGGGTGATGCGGGTATTTCTACTGATTGCCTTTCTGGGGCTGTGGGAGGCGGCGGCAGATTTTGGCTGGATAGACGGCTTTATTTTCAGCAGTCCAGGCAGGATCGCGCGCACCTTCGCAGGCATGGTGCAGGACGGCAGCATTTTTGAGCATGTCGGGGCGACACTGATGGAAACCGTGGCAAGCTTTGTGCTCGTCGTTATCGTCGGACTTTTCTGTGCGATTCTGCTCTGGTGCAGTGATAAATTATCGGAGATCCTGGAGCCGTATCTGGTGGTGCTCAACAGCCTCCCGAAATCGGCGCTGGCGCCTCTTCTGATTGTCTGGCTGGGAGCAAACCGCACCACCATCATTGTCGCCGGGATGTCGGTGGCGATTTTCGGCACGATTTTAAATCTTTACACGGGCTTCCGGGAGGTCAGCCAGGATAAAATGAAGCTTATCTATACGCTCGGCGGGAAGCGCCGCCATGTGCTGACAAAGGTGGTGCTGCCGAGCACCGTTCCGGCGACCATCAGCATCATGAAGGTGAACATCGGACTGTGCCTGGTCGGTGTTGTCATAGGGGAGTTTATCGGTGCAAGGTGCGGTCTTGGCTATCTGATTATTTACGGCAGCCAGGTATTCAAGCTGGACTGGGTGCTGATGAGTATTGTGATACTCTGTATTATCGCGATGGCGCTTTACGCGCTCATCAATGCGGCGGAGAAATGGTATCTGAAGCGGATTTAA
- a CDS encoding bacteriohemerythrin, with the protein MSITFDKSLETGNELIDSQHKELIARVNKLTEECTPGKEKNVAVQTLDFLMDYTVIHFADEEKLQEEHNYPLLAQHKEQHAAFVKAVDELREMLEEEEGPSEAFVEAVKKNVVDWLVVHIQGWDKKVAEYVCAK; encoded by the coding sequence ATGAGTATTACATTTGACAAATCACTGGAAACAGGAAATGAATTAATTGACAGCCAGCACAAGGAGCTGATTGCCAGAGTAAATAAACTGACGGAGGAGTGCACTCCGGGCAAAGAAAAAAACGTTGCTGTGCAGACACTGGATTTTCTGATGGACTACACCGTTATCCACTTTGCGGACGAGGAGAAGCTGCAGGAGGAGCACAATTATCCGCTGCTTGCGCAGCATAAGGAGCAGCATGCGGCGTTTGTGAAGGCGGTGGACGAGCTGCGCGAGATGCTGGAGGAAGAGGAAGGACCGAGCGAGGCGTTCGTGGAAGCAGTGAAGAAGAACGTGGTGGACTGGCTGGTTGTCCATATCCAGGGATGGGACAAAAAGGTTGCAGAGTACGTCTGTGCAAAATAG
- the argH gene encoding argininosuccinate lyase produces the protein MAQLWGGRFTRETDELVYRFNASVTFDKKFYRQDIQGSMAHVKMLAKQGILTEQEKEQILEGLQGILTDVENGKLQITEKYEDIHSFVEANLIERIGDAGKKLHTGRSRNDQVALDMKLYIRDEIAEIDGLLKTLLTKLLAMMEEHTETYMPGFTHLQKAQPVTFAHHLGAYFEMFKRDRQRLSDIAKRMNLCPLGSGALAGTTYPLDRDYTAELLGFDGATLNSMDSVSDRDYLIELLAAMSTIMMHLSRFCEEIIIWNTNEYRFVELDDAYSTGSSIMPQKKNPDIAELIRGKTGRVYGALTALLTTMKGLPLAYNKDMQEDKELTFDAIDTVKGCIALFTGMISTMKVNKGRMEESAKQGFTNATDAADYLVNHGVPFRDAHGIVGRLVLACIEKGIALDELSLEEYREISPVFEEDIYEAISLKTCVEKRQTAGAPSQKAMLQAIAKERAYLEEN, from the coding sequence ATGGCACAGCTATGGGGCGGCCGATTTACCAGGGAGACAGACGAGCTGGTATACCGGTTCAACGCATCCGTAACATTCGATAAGAAGTTTTACCGGCAGGATATTCAGGGAAGTATGGCGCATGTAAAGATGCTGGCGAAGCAGGGCATCCTGACAGAGCAGGAGAAAGAACAGATCCTGGAAGGTCTGCAGGGCATTCTTACCGATGTGGAAAACGGAAAGCTGCAGATTACCGAAAAATATGAAGATATCCACAGCTTTGTGGAGGCAAACTTAATAGAGCGCATCGGCGATGCCGGCAAAAAGCTGCACACCGGCAGAAGCCGCAACGACCAGGTGGCGCTGGATATGAAGCTTTATATACGCGATGAGATTGCGGAGATAGACGGGCTTTTAAAGACGCTGCTTACGAAGCTGCTCGCGATGATGGAGGAGCATACGGAGACATACATGCCGGGCTTTACGCATCTGCAGAAGGCGCAGCCGGTTACGTTTGCGCATCATCTGGGCGCTTATTTTGAAATGTTTAAAAGAGACAGACAGCGGCTTAGTGATATCGCAAAGAGGATGAACCTCTGTCCGCTGGGCAGCGGCGCGCTTGCAGGCACCACCTATCCGCTGGACCGCGATTATACGGCGGAGCTGCTTGGCTTTGACGGGGCGACTCTGAACAGCATGGATTCCGTGTCGGACAGGGATTATCTGATTGAGCTGCTGGCGGCAATGTCCACGATTATGATGCATCTGAGCCGTTTCTGCGAGGAAATCATCATCTGGAACACGAATGAATACCGCTTTGTGGAGCTGGACGACGCATACAGCACCGGAAGCAGTATTATGCCGCAGAAGAAAAATCCGGATATTGCGGAGCTGATACGCGGAAAGACAGGGCGTGTGTACGGGGCGCTGACGGCGCTTCTCACAACCATGAAGGGGCTGCCGCTTGCATATAATAAGGATATGCAGGAGGATAAGGAGCTGACCTTCGACGCAATCGATACGGTGAAGGGCTGTATTGCGCTGTTTACCGGAATGATTTCAACAATGAAAGTAAACAAAGGCCGCATGGAGGAGAGCGCAAAGCAGGGCTTTACAAATGCAACGGATGCCGCGGATTATCTGGTAAATCACGGCGTGCCGTTTAGGGACGCCCACGGCATTGTCGGCAGACTGGTGCTTGCCTGCATTGAAAAGGGCATTGCGCTGGATGAGCTTTCTCTGGAGGAATACCGGGAAATCAGTCCGGTATTTGAGGAGGACATTTATGAGGCTATCAGCCTGAAGACCTGCGTGGAGAAGCGTCAGACAGCCGGGGCGCCCTCACAGAAGGCGATGCTGCAGGCGATTGCGAAAGAGCGGGCGTATCTGGAAGAAAATTAA